DNA from Bacteroidota bacterium:
GCCGTCGCCGACACGCTCACCGCGCCAGACTGGGCCGTCATCCTCGACGCCGACGAGACGCTCCTCGACAACTCGCTCTACCAGCGCGAGCGGGCGGAGGTCGGGCTGGGCTACACCCCGGAGACCTGGAACCAGTGGGTCCGGCGCGAGGCCGCCCCTGCGCTCCCGGGCGCCGTCGCCTTCACCGACCTCGTGCGCGAGCTCGGCGGGCGGGTCGTCGTGGTCACGAACCGGGACGACATCGTCTGCGACGAGACGCGCCGTAACCTGTCCGCAGTCGGCATCGAGGCCGACGCGGTGCTCTGCCGGGTCGACGACGGGGACAAGAACGCCCGGTTCGCAGCCGTCGAACAGGGCACCACGACCGGGCTCTCCCCGCTGACGGTCGTGATGTGGATGGGCGACAACATCGGCGACTTCCCCGAGCTCTCGCAGGACGTTCGCTTCGAGGGCGAACGAGCGCTGTCCGAGTTCGGCGGTCGGTTCTGGGCGTTCCCCAACCCGATGTACGGATCGTGGACGCGGAACGAGGCGGCGACGACCGACTGATCCCGGCCTCGTTCCGCTGGCGACGGCCACTGG
Protein-coding regions in this window:
- a CDS encoding HAD family acid phosphatase, which translates into the protein MSTRLALLLSVLTVAGCASLAPVPGVPPPSETSASAEIPLDIRWVRRSAEHRAVYAQTYRAAGLHLRAVADTLTAPDWAVILDADETLLDNSLYQRERAEVGLGYTPETWNQWVRREAAPALPGAVAFTDLVRELGGRVVVVTNRDDIVCDETRRNLSAVGIEADAVLCRVDDGDKNARFAAVEQGTTTGLSPLTVVMWMGDNIGDFPELSQDVRFEGERALSEFGGRFWAFPNPMYGSWTRNEAATTD